From the genome of Rathayibacter sp. VKM Ac-2804:
GGCGGCGGAGACATCGCGCGCTCGCTCGCCGACTGGGCGCACGCGGACGGACTGCGGCTCGCGATCACCGCCATCGATCCGGACGAGAGGGCGTACGCCTTCGCGACATCGACGCCGGCGCCGGCGGGGCTGGAGTTCCGGCGGGCGAGCAGCAAGGAGCTGGTCGCCGAGGGCGCGCAGTACGACATCGTGACGTCGAACCACCTGCTGCACCACCTGTCGGCCGAGGCGCTGAGCGCGCTGCTCGAGGACAGCGAGAAGCTCGCCCCGCGCGCGCTGCACAACGACATCGAGCGGTCGCGGCTCGCGTACACCGCGTACGCGGCGGCGACCCGGCCGATCGCGGCGGGGTCGTTCCTGCACTACGACGGGTCGCTGTCGGTGCGGCGGAGCTACACGGCGCCGGAGCTGCGCGCGCTGGCGCCCGAGGGCTGGCGCGTGGAGCGGGCGGCCCCGTACCGGCTGCTGCTGGCGCGCGGATAGCGGCTCGCGGGCCGGGCGGCCGACGGCGGGAGTCGGGGTGCGCGCGGGCTAGCGGTGGGGGCGCTCGACGTCGTCGCCGGGCGTGCGCTCCTCGGGGCCGTGCGAGCGGCGGTACTGCCAGCCGGCGAGGGCGAGGATCAGCACGCCGCAGAGGATCGTGATGATGTCCGGCACCGACGCCCCGTCGCCGAGCGAGCTGATGCCGGCGCCGAGGAGGAGGACGCCTCCGATGAGGTAGAAGATGACTCGCGTTTTCATGGCCTCATCGCTTTCGTCCGCCGGAACAGGCCCTGCGATGCTACCCGGTCGCGCCGGGCGGCGGCCGGGCGGGGCTCGGTGCCGGACGTCCGGCACGCAGAATCGACCCCGGCACTCTGGAATGCGCCGGAACCGCGAGCCCGGGGTGGAAGCGCGAGCCGAACGTTTCACGCGGAGGGCGTCGGGCACACGCGAAGACGACCCTGTCCGTAGGGGACGCCCCATGCTGATCGAGTAGCCCTCGCAGAGGGCGTATCTCTCTCCACCCGCGTCGAGAGGACGAGTCTGCAGACCACCCTGCTGGGGACGGTGGGTCTCGATACGCCCCTGCGGGGCTGCTCGACCAGCATGGGGCGCAGAGGCCCTCGGCGAGCGGGCGGCACCCCCCTGCGGGACTACTCGACCAGCATGCGGGCGCAACGGCCCTCGACTAGGGGGCGGCGCCCGGCCTGTCAA
Proteins encoded in this window:
- a CDS encoding methyltransferase domain-containing protein — its product is MTAHAPLVPDLRRRETTAEELMDDPSCDRALLDATYARFGAVNRLVSGWRRLYRTRLRPLFRSEEPLRLLDIGSGGGDIARSLADWAHADGLRLAITAIDPDERAYAFATSTPAPAGLEFRRASSKELVAEGAQYDIVTSNHLLHHLSAEALSALLEDSEKLAPRALHNDIERSRLAYTAYAAATRPIAAGSFLHYDGSLSVRRSYTAPELRALAPEGWRVERAAPYRLLLARG